GTAATGCTAGAGGAGACTCAACATCTTCCTTAGTAGAGGGTTCACGCGGGGTCACAGAGGTGATTGTGCCCCGTGGAGAGTCTGCGGGGTATTCAATCTGGATGTCCCAGGTGGACATCTCCCCTGCGAGCCGAACCCCATGAATGAAACTAATTTAGCTCGTTAGTCGTGGTGGAGACATGCTTTTGCGCAATTAGAGAGTTGTCCGAGTTGAACCCTTTCCCGAAGTCCCCAGTTCCCCGCAGCGCGGGGGGGGATACTGATAACAATCCCACCATGAACAACTGTGAAACAACCAATATATTCAGTAGACTATGAATGCCTCCATGATCTTCGGCGCATTCAGGTTAACAAATATACAGGCCATGGCGAAGCAACAAAATTTGTATAGCTATGTATTCAAGCATAGATCGAGAGGCCCTCTACTAAGATCCCCGAACCAATACTCGCACTTTCTGGCGGATAGTCTTCAGCATGCTGACAACTGTATCTGCCGTTTCGCAATGCTGCGCCCATAGTTCAACGCATTGAATTGCTTCTTTCACTAGATCATCGAAGTCCGGAACAAGGGCCTCTAGAGCCGGCGTGGTTTTCGCAGTCGAGAGAGTGACAATGGCAGCCAAGATTCTAGATTCGTTAACTACGTGGACTTCAGAAGCCGGATGATGATCTTACGCCTGCATTCTGTGCCAGCTCGAGTGCATCCTCTGCCGCATCAGAATCGATGCCGCCCAGATGAATTTGCGACAGCCGTCGACACACTTCTTGCAATTCGCAAAAACAAACTCCGGCAACACCGTACTGCTCTGGGTGTGGGCGGCAAAGACCAGGCTCGGGCGGCAGATGATGTGTTTTGTGACATAGTACCGGGCGAGAATGTACGTATCGTAAGGGTGATCTGCGGATATCGTATTGCCGAGGGTTGGCCTGATGGGATTTGGGAGAGAACCAAACCAGTCCTCCAATTGCCGATCGAGCTCCTCGCTGATTGTCTTGAGAGATGTAATCGAATGATTTTGGGAAGTCGCACTGGGGGTGTCACTAGGTTGTTGAGGCGGAGGGCTGGCATGGAAACTCTCCTGGTCGGATTTTGAATACAGAGCACTATGCACACGGTTGAGAAGCTTTCGAATCGAGCACATGGCGAGGAAGACCAGGTGGCCATTTCGGCTATCTTCCGAAATTCGAGGAAAGGGCAATCGATCGACGAGGAATTCAATGCCACTGGAAGGGAAATGGAACTCGGCGAGATCGTCACTGGGGCGGGGCGGTTAGCTGGATCTAAGATAATCCCTAGAGAGTACTACCAACCATTCGAGAATAAAGCAACCCCAAGCAATCCGGTAGAGACTAGCTCGCTCTTCGTGTGTGTTCATGTCATGTAGTCTGTGTTCGATGTATATCAGTATCCCGGCGGGAAAGACGCATCAGCGAAGAAGACACTCACTCGGCAATCATGATCTGCACATTGCCGGACGCATTCCGAATCATCTGCCATGCTTGGATCGGGCGTCCTATGTGACGCAAATATAAAGAGCCGTAGAATAAAGCCAAAGGCAGCAAGTGGTCCGCTGTGAAGGACGTTATCAACATATTGTTCAAGTAGTGATATGCGCAGGCGAAATATTCCATCCCATTCAAATCTTGGTCCGTTTCGATATCGAAAATTTGCTGAGGATTCGAAGATGCTTTTCCTAGAGCCAAAATAACGAGATAGAGGGACGTTTGGATGCTGTTGACCTTGGTGTATGTTGAGAAGGTGTCAAAGAGCATATGTAACAACTGCGGCTCGACAATTGGGAAGAATGGATGGACATGGTGGAGGAACTCCGTGATCAGGGGTTTGGTGACCTGGGGATGCAGTCGAGATCTGTCGATTTGCTCAAAGTTCTGAGGTATGCCTGCGGCCTGAATGCTGTTGAATGGTCGGTTTTTCTCGATCTGCTTGAAAAAGTCTTGCGGGTAGTTGCCAACCAAATTTTTGACTCGATCCAACGCAAATAGGCTTCCAGTGGGTGGATGATGACCGAGGGGAACAGTAAATGCATATTCATGACCGTAGGTGTTCTCCGGTGAAAAAAGAACAAAGGTTTTATCGTATACATGCTCCGATGATGGATCCCAGTCGTATTTTGGCTGGGACGGATAGATAGAGAAGGCCGACCGACCCGGATGATCCGATGAAGAGGCTACTCGGGCTGAGAGCTCGGTGATGGCGTCCTTTTGTTGCTCGATCAGGGTTTCCAGATGGGTCAAGCGTAGCAGGATCTCAGCCGGGATATCCTGCACCCTATGGATCGTCACTATCTAGGAACTCTTTTCACGAGGTGACACTCTCTACCTGTCGCTTTCTTGATAGACACATTGAGCCCCCGCATCGGCGCAGAGGCCACATGTCGGCTTTTGACCATCACACTTTCGTTTCCTGGTCTACTTTAGTGACCGTCCACCAAGAGGAATTGAAACCGTACCGATGTCGACAGAAATTACATGCGATTGATGCACGCTTCCGTGGATAATCCACGGGAGGGCGAGATTCAAATGATTTCATATTTGCCTTGTGAGCAAGACGGAAGATCGACGTCAAGAGGCTGCGGGGTCAGCCTAACGTCCAAAAACTGGCCCCTTAATAATCAAATGTGCTAAGCCTGAATCACcacagaaaaaaacaaaagagtgaCATTTATTTACCGACAAGACTTCACTCCTGCTAGTTGAAGCGACCGATCTGTATGCTCTGGCAATTCGGTACAAATCGATTGTGGGGATCACTGGCATCCGGGAGATGCCTCTCTATAACTCAGATCCCGATCTCAGTGTGTGGCCATTGAGTCTGACACTTGGAagcttctttcttcttcaaccTCTCGTTCGTGGCTAACTGACACAGAGGCGTATGATGTATAAATCACCGTTCGGAGACTGCTGTTGATGGTTCCTCCGTGCACAGTACGTGAATCCTACGGAATTAAATCAGGCCCCGCAAGCACCTTGGATGGTGTCATACGATATGCAAACCACTGGAGTCCTTCCTAAATAGGCGTAGGTCCTTTCGACTCCCAGGTAGATGGATCCGTCTCAGTATCGAAGAAATTCTTGGTTACTGTGTTCGACCTCGGGAACACCATGAGGGATCCATCGTCGGGACCCGCATGGCTTAGATTGATATTGCCCTGAATACAGTGGAGCCCGCGACGGAACGGAGACTGGTCCACGTGGGGCCATGACTTTTGAGCAGGCTTGTGTTTTTGGTTTGGCAGACGGATATTCAATACAACGAGACGAGTGATTCGTACCCCATATCGTGGCGAATGCCTTGAAGATCTGTGCCTCCATGCCAGTATCCCAACTACATTTCCCCATGGGTGACAGAGTACCCATTGAACTTCTTCACTTTGCTTTGGATAGGCCAGTTTTCTTCGGTCCAAGTAGAAGGATCATCAAGGTCGAGGGCTCCGAAAGATTGGAGTCATTCCAAGGCTTTGTGCTGATAGCTCTGGGCCCTTGCTGGGTCGATTGCATTCTTGGTTGTTAGCCTTGATGATGACGGTCGTCTCTCCAATCTCCCCATGAACCAATTCACCTAACGCCATTAAGCAATTTTTGTCTCGTAACGGGCAAAATAGCTAGCTCACTCCAAGGAAGATTGCTGGAGCCATGGGATTGGTAGTGGTAGGGGTAGCTGTTTCTCCAATTGGAACCGTAAAGCCTTGGGCTGAATTCCACTTGATCGACGACATCATGAGACAGTTTGCAACCTTGAAGTTTTTGATCTGCTATTCACTTTACACCAGAAAATCTGGAAATTCAGAAGGTCTCTGAAGTCCAATCTGAGGGCCTTCTGGGGCGGATAAGCGGGGGCTCGACCCCGCCAAGTCGCAAGAGCGGAGGTGTCTCAGCCGGTCTAACCGCCACCCTCTCCAGTGAAATCTGAACCAATCAGCTGTGAAAATGAAACcgaaagcaaaaagaaacATCTGTGAGGGGAACTTGTAAGGTTCCAGAGTGATGCCTCATTCCCCACAGCAGGTAAAAATGCCGATCACATCGCGCTCCATTCGGACATCTTAAAGGTTGAAAATTTGTCCAATCCAGTTCGAACAGACCCACAACGTCTCGAAGCAATCCTGTATTCTGGTTCATGGAGGTTGTTCAGGGATACATCAAAATGGGCCACCACGTGGATGGTTGCCGACACTACCGCAGTAACTTCCAAGTCGCCGGACTGGGTAAAAAGGCAACCAAAAGAGGTCGAATGCAGAAGATTATACCCCTTATTTTCGGATATCTTCATTTGTCACTGCTTTTTCTGCTTTCATATCAGCTCAAGTCCAGCCCTTTGGGTACCGGATGTGTTCTCCTGAGTACACAACAACCCCCTAACGCTCACAAAGGCTGAATTCTCCAGACTCAAAGAGTTTGTTGTATTCCACAGCCTTGGCACTGCGTTTGTCTCTAAGCTCAAGTCTGTAAGCTTCTGCCCCTTTCGCGCTCATCACCGGGCTGAGAACATCTTGACCAGGTGTATCCGGCGAGTTTGCTCAAGCATGTGAATGTATGCTATTCACAATCTTCGATATTTCCGGCAGCCGGTCCTCTCGCTGTGGAGGAACACTGGCAGATGAGATCACACATTTTATGAGGATTGACGACAAACAGTGCGAGGATCTTGCGATGTGCGCTTTTTGATCTGTCGGCTGACGAAAATGGGGATACGTTATGCTGACCGGAATTGTGAAATGTCAGGAGTCGACCCTCTTGACAAGCCACGCCTCCATGCTCTTACATAACTTCAGTTTCGTTGAAGTCCTTCAAACCTAAGCAGTAAACATGTTGGAGCAAGTCGTGTCGATCTTGTTCGTACCGAACGTCGTGTCGTCCATCTGGCTACCTCTTTGCCGGAATGACAACAAGCTTTCAGTGATGTTTTGATTGCCATGAGAGTAGACTGCCGTTGCACATATGCGCTCAGTCTAAGTTGAGATTAGGTAAATCGTTACTTCAAGAAAAGAGCAAATGGGGCTCAGCAGTTGACCCATTTTGTGCCAGATTCCCCTATATAGTCAGGTTTTCGGGGGTCGGTTCGATATTTGCCGATTTTACATTCACACGTAGTCCAATTTCGCCGATGCTCCTTCATTTTGACCTAAAACTCTTCACAAACTTCAAGAAACTCGAAATTGCTTGGCTCGAGGAGCAGTATGCGGGAAAACTTCCAGCCCTCGTACTGCTCCAGGTACCCACATTCAACAAAGTCATCGACGGCCGCTTGAGGGTGCATAGGCTCTGATCCTACGGGATCCCCGCACTCAACCTTTGTATACAGGATTCTTTGTTAACATTACGCCCTTCTGTTCATGGACAGATCCTAAAGCAGACTCACTATCGCGATAACCCTTTCGACCACATGATTCAGTCCCCAATGCTCAATTGTATGAAAATTGTTGATTAAAGGGCTTGATTTTACACCCAAAGTTCTTTTCTTCTGGAACGATGCCTTCCATAGTAGCATATAAGTCCTCGATAGTCGATTGCATGAGCATTGTCGACGTAATCTGTTTTTTCACATCGGGAGTTTTTCTTGATAACTACATCACATGAGAGCCATGCTCCAAATCGATCGagctctcttttcttcctaGGGAGTTGGGATCAAAGTACCTTGTCTTACTGCTCAGACAGTCATCAACGCCGATGACTAGGTCAGGGGAAACTCGAGTTCGAGCCTAGACGACTGCTAAAATAAAGGATGAAACAGGTTCACAACTTTCTGATCGGATCCAAGATAGTAGTCCTTTTGGGCCGCAGGTACATGTTCAAAAAAAGAGCTGCCGCTTATCTCAAGCCCTGCCGTAGTTGACTGGAAATAGCGTTTACAAATTTGGCGACGCCTTAATCGAAAATAGCGACACTTTTGTCTTTCGTAAAACTCCAGCTTTCCACCGCAGCTCTTTGATGTCACATCTTGTCCGCTCTTGGAGATTCCCTTGCGCCATTCGGAAGTGATGTGCTTGTCGAATACCGGGAAGAAGTTAACACGGTGAATGCGATTACGTATAGCACAGATCAGTTTGCACCCCAGAACTTGTCTGTGACGGTGTCCATTACTCGCATCATCGAAACTTCTCTGTGTGTCACGAGGTCACTAGAGAACGTACGTTAGCTTCCAAGGTACTGCATTTGGTAGCCAGAGCTTACTCTAAAATCCCGCGTGATTTGCGTCTAAAACATTTGGAAAGCCGAATAAACCGTGTAGTCCATAAAGGTTCTCGCAAACCTTGGGCTGATTGAATCAGGATGTACTGTATTCAAAAAGGGGCAAGTCTGACTTAAGGTAAACAGTTCAGCAACGCATTGAA
The nucleotide sequence above comes from Penicillium digitatum chromosome 1, complete sequence. Encoded proteins:
- a CDS encoding Phytanoyl-CoA dioxygenase, whose translation is MKSFESRPPVDYPRKRASIACNFCRHRKRKCDGQKPTCGLCADAGAQCVYQESDRVQDIPAEILLRLTHLETLIEQQKDAITELSARVASSSDHPGRSAFSIYPSQPKYDWDPSSEHVYDKTFVLFSPENTYAYLRWIESKICIQAAGIPQNFEQIDRSRLHPQVTKPLITEFLHHVHPFFPIVEPQLLHMLFDTFSTYTKVNSIQTSLYLVILALGKASSNPQQIFDIETDQDLNGMEYFACAYHYLNNMLITSFTADHLLPLALFYGSLYLRHIGRPIQAWQMIRNASGNVQIMIAELHDMNTHEERASLYRIAWGCFILECDDLAEFHFPSSGIEFLVDRLPFPRISEDSRNGHLVFLAMCSIRKLLNRVHSALYSKSDQESFHASPPPQQPSDTPSATSQNHSITSLKTISEELDRQLEDWFGSLPNPIRPTLGNTISADHPYDTYILARYYVTKHIICRPSLVFAAHTQSSTVLPEFVFANCKKCVDGCRKFIWAASILMRQRMHSSWHRMQAILAAIVTLSTAKTTPALEALVPDFDDLVKEAIQCVELWAQHCETADTVVSMLKTIRQKVRVLVRGS